The nucleotide sequence GCGTCGTCGGCGGCCAGCTTCTCGATGGCCTTCGCCGGCGTCGGGCTGTCCGCCGACTCCGGTGCCAGCTACACCTTGCCCCGGCTCATCGGCACCGGCCGCGCCGCGCGGATGATGCTGCTCGGCGAGCGGGTGGACGCCGCCGAAGCCCTACGGATCGGGATGGTCGACGAAGTGGTCCCACCGGAGGACCTGATGCCCAGGGTTGCGGCTCTGGCCGGCGCCCTGGCCACTGGCCCGACGAAGGCCTACGCCTGGATCAAGGCGTCGATGGAATACGCCGCCACGTCGGACCTGCCCGCCGCTCTGGAATTCGAGGGCAAGGCCCAGGCCGAGCTCTTCTTCAGCGCCGATCACCACGAGGCCATCAGTGCGTTCGCCGAGAAGCGAGTGCCGCGCTTCCTGGGACGCTGACCGCCTCGACCAGGATTGGCCTGTGCCATCGGCGGATCGACCGGCCGGGGCGCGCCTCCTCACGTACGCTGGGGTTCGTGGGACCTATGGGAGAACTCGGCGCGCTGTTCAATCCCGGCATGCGCCACGAGATCGAAGAACGCGAATCGAAGCAGAACAGCCGCGAGGAAGAGGGCAACGCCCGCGACGGCGATCTGCGGATCGATCTGGCCTCCGGTGTCGCGGTGATCAACATCCCCAGCCGCGCTACCAGCGGCTCCGAGGACCAGCCGGACCACGAGCCGGCCGGGAAAGCGACCCGGACGGTCGGCGACAAGCCCGCCACCACCGGTACCGCAGGGCGGAGCACGCACCCCCGCGCCGAGCAGCGCAGGGTCACCGCCAACCGCAAGGTGGCGTCCAAGGACCACTCGGCGTCCGACCGGTCGGACACGCCGAGAGGTGGACCCGAGAAGACCGCGACGCCGGCCCCCTCACCTGCCCCCTCCTCCAAGGCCTCCCGCGCGGCTCGCTGAGCAGCGGACGGTCTGAATCACCGTCTCCCCCGTCCGCCCACGGGCGATCGTCGATTCGGCGCGCGCCAGCAGTAGGCGACGTGATCGTCGACCATTCCCGTCGCCTGCATCAATGCGTAGGCGGTCGTCGGACCGACGAATCGAAATCCTCTCTGCTTCAGAGCTTTTGCCATCGCTGTCGACTCCGGTGTCACCGCCGGCACCGCTGACGGGTCGGCCGGCGTCCGGTGGGATGCGGGCGCGAAGGACCACAGAAGTCGGTCGAGGCCGCCGTCCAGGCCGAGGGCCACTCGCGCGTTGGAGATGACGGCCTGGATCTTATGCGAGTTCCGGACGATGGCGACGTCGGCCATCAGGCGAGCGACGTCGTGATCGTCGAACCGGGCCACCTCGGCGATCTCGAATCCCGCGAACGCCTGCCGGAAGGCGGGTCGCTTGCGCAGGATGGTGATCCAGCTGAGGCCGGCTTGGAACGCCTCCAGGGACATCCGCTCGAAGAGGGCATCGTCGCCGCGGACCGTCGTACCCCACTCCTGGTCGTGGTACTCCAGGTAGTCCGGAGCCGAGGTGGCCCAGCCACAGCGGCGACGGGTGTCGGCCGGAACATCTTCGGCCGCGACATCGTCGGTCAGGACTTCGCCGGTCAGGACTTCGCCGGTCAACGCATCGTCGGTCAACGCATCGTCGGTCAGGACTTCAACGGGAGCCTGCCGCTGACCACACCGGCGGACAACCGGCGTAGCGACGCGGCCAATCCCCAGTGCACCAGCGGTTTTGCGACCGTCCAGCCGAGACGGCCGACGAAGCCGAGCGGAAGTTCGACCTCTTCGGCCCAGGTCACCCTGGCGCCCTTCGGGCCGGGTTCGACGGTGAAGATGCCGATGCCCTTGATGGCATTTCCGGTGTGCGTCGTCTCCCAGCGGTGCGGCGGGTCGTAGACGGTGACGGTCATGGTGTCGAGCACACCGATGCCGGCCAGACCCGTCAGGGCCGCGATCTTCGAACCGACACCCGGCACGTCGACGTCACCGTCGAGGGCGAACAGCCGGGTGGCCAGGATCCACTCGTCCTGCGAAGGCAGATCGATCATCGCCGCGAAGACCTCCTCGACCGACGCCGGCACGTCGACGGTGGCCGCCACCCTGACCGTCATCGGGACTCACCGTGGACCGCCGTCGGGCGCAACTCGGCCTGGCCGACCAGTGTGTCCACCGTGCTGTCACCCGTCCATCCGGAAGGCCCGACCGATACCCGCTCGTCCGCAGATCCGTCGGGGACGACCCCGCGGAGCAACTCGTTCTCCCGTCGGAGCGCGTCCAACTGCTCGCCCAGTCGCTCCAGGGTCCAGTCGACGTCACTCATCCGATAGCCGCGCAGGGCCAACGCGAACCGGATGCTGCGTACGTCCTCGGAGGTGATGTCGGTTTCGGGTAGCTCGGCCGGCGATGTCCTGGGATCGAGCGGGGCCATCTGTTCGCCCCGGCCGAAGACGAAGACCGCGAGGAAGAACACGGCGAGGCCGATCACGGCCGCGATCACGAGGTAGAACAGCACGGTGGTCACACCGTCGATGGTGCCACGCGGCCCGGTGCGACCACGCGTCGGGCACGATCAGACCATGCCGCGCCGCGGCGCCGCCGGTGGCCGGGTACCTCTGATCGAGGCGACCATCTCCAGCACCCGTCTGGTCGGCAGGACCTGGTGCACGCGAAAGATCGCCGCCCCGGCCAGCGCGGCGACTGCAGTCGCCGCCAAGGTGCCCTCGAGCCGGTCCTGCACCTGGACGCCGAGTGTCTCGCCGACGAAGTCCTTGTTGGACAACGCCATCAACACCGGCCAGCCGGTGTCCACCAACTCTGAGGTCCGGCGGAGCAGTTCCAGACCATGCCAGGTGTTCTTGCCGAAATCGTGGGTCGGGTCGATCAGGATGCCCTCGCGCGGGACACCGGCGGCCACCATGGCACGGGCCGCAGCAGTGGTCTCGTCGATCACCGCAGCGACGACGTCCTGGTAGGCGACCCGGTGCGGATTGGTGCGTGGAGATGCCCCGCCGGTGTGCGAGCAGATGATGCCGGTGCCGTACCGGGCGGCCACCCGCGCGAGGCCGTGATCGACGCCGGCCCACGTGTCGTTGATCAGATCAGCACCTTCCTCGCAGGCGGCGCTGGCCACGTCGCTGCGCCAGGTGTCCACGCTGATGACCAGGCCGGGATGGGCGGCGCGCATTTTGGCGATGAAGGGCACCACCCGGTCGATCTCCTCGGCCGCGTCGACGTTCCGGCCGACACCGGCCTTGACCCCGCCGATGTCGATGAGGTCGGCGCCGTCGGCCACGGCCCGGTCGACCGCGTCCATGGCGGGGCCGTCCTCGAAGGTCGCGCCCCCGTCGAAGAAGGAATCGGGGGTGCGGTTGACGATGGCCATGATCGCCGCCCGATCCGTGCGGAGCGGGCGACCTCGAAACACCACGGG is from Nakamurella sp. PAMC28650 and encodes:
- the folP gene encoding dihydropteroate synthase, whose translation is MAIVNRTPDSFFDGGATFEDGPAMDAVDRAVADGADLIDIGGVKAGVGRNVDAAEEIDRVVPFIAKMRAAHPGLVISVDTWRSDVASAACEEGADLINDTWAGVDHGLARVAARYGTGIICSHTGGASPRTNPHRVAYQDVVAAVIDETTAAARAMVAAGVPREGILIDPTHDFGKNTWHGLELLRRTSELVDTGWPVLMALSNKDFVGETLGVQVQDRLEGTLAATAVAALAGAAIFRVHQVLPTRRVLEMVASIRGTRPPAAPRRGMV
- a CDS encoding DivIVA domain-containing protein — its product is MTTVLFYLVIAAVIGLAVFFLAVFVFGRGEQMAPLDPRTSPAELPETDITSEDVRSIRFALALRGYRMSDVDWTLERLGEQLDALRRENELLRGVVPDGSADERVSVGPSGWTGDSTVDTLVGQAELRPTAVHGESR
- a CDS encoding DNA-3-methyladenine glycosylase I, coding for MTDDVAAEDVPADTRRRCGWATSAPDYLEYHDQEWGTTVRGDDALFERMSLEAFQAGLSWITILRKRPAFRQAFAGFEIAEVARFDDHDVARLMADVAIVRNSHKIQAVISNARVALGLDGGLDRLLWSFAPASHRTPADPSAVPAVTPESTAMAKALKQRGFRFVGPTTAYALMQATGMVDDHVAYCWRAPNRRSPVGGRGRR
- a CDS encoding enoyl-CoA hydratase/isomerase family protein, whose amino-acid sequence is MTTDHAPRPPADEPPLLVSDHDGVRTLTLNRPAAFNSFDLALKGALLTALTSAAEDDTVRALVITGAGRAFCAGQDLKQHLELVKAEDPRIATTVREFYNVAIALITGMGKPVIAAVNGAAAGAGAAFAYACDLRVASSAASFSMAFAGVGLSADSGASYTLPRLIGTGRAARMMLLGERVDAAEALRIGMVDEVVPPEDLMPRVAALAGALATGPTKAYAWIKASMEYAATSDLPAALEFEGKAQAELFFSADHHEAISAFAEKRVPRFLGR
- a CDS encoding SRPBCC family protein; translated protein: MTVRVAATVDVPASVEEVFAAMIDLPSQDEWILATRLFALDGDVDVPGVGSKIAALTGLAGIGVLDTMTVTVYDPPHRWETTHTGNAIKGIGIFTVEPGPKGARVTWAEEVELPLGFVGRLGWTVAKPLVHWGLAASLRRLSAGVVSGRLPLKS
- a CDS encoding DUF6191 domain-containing protein, whose amino-acid sequence is MGELGALFNPGMRHEIEERESKQNSREEEGNARDGDLRIDLASGVAVINIPSRATSGSEDQPDHEPAGKATRTVGDKPATTGTAGRSTHPRAEQRRVTANRKVASKDHSASDRSDTPRGGPEKTATPAPSPAPSSKASRAAR